A portion of the Maylandia zebra isolate NMK-2024a unplaced genomic scaffold, Mzebra_GT3a scaffold07, whole genome shotgun sequence genome contains these proteins:
- the LOC112432786 gene encoding uncharacterized protein LOC112432786 — MASQLCQDGGSQGESNRREGEEEEAGADPPGRGTREIWQEDDAGRAAGGVHDPGRDRGRGAVGETRDADVADDYDYDDDEEDKDYEEEEEEEEEEEEEEEDVLADDDDDDDEEEEKEDKDYEEEEEDILANDDEEEDKDNEEEEEEEEKEDILANDDEEEEEEEKEEEEEEEEDKDKDYEEEKEDILANDDEEEEEEDVLADDYNDDDEEDKDYEEEEELELEEEDDDLDPPGRGPTEEAVAAARDEASAFMAYFPPEIEDSVIAMTNLEAGRRRPAIDGWKPMGRVEFRAYLGLLVLAGVYRSRGEACESLWDAESGRSVFRATMPLKTFRAYSSALRFDDRETRRAGRGEGEGDSCYDKLAPIRAVWDEWCARLPAMYRPGPEVTVDERLVPFRGRCPFRQYMPSKPARYGIKIWVACDARSSYAWKMQVYTGKPDKRGPPEKHLATRVVVDLTEGLTPGRNVTCDNFFTSRELADRLYRERGHTVLGTLRSNRPEIPRELRCVKGRAVGSVESVVLGGSAGRGGGRGGREGGGGGGGGGGPDTIILSYVAKKNKNVLLLTTAPRYYHHRSGPEPRPSRRISNSNSSSNSSGGSSNRSGAKPPLVLHYNRTKGGVDNLDKVVSTYSCRRKTRRWPVALFHNMVDVAAYNAFVLWREIHPDWMPGKLNRRRLFLERLGKALARPMLEARAALARGPGGGGGGGGGGRGGRVAARGATAEAASNNNATPRDSSPVKRRRCRVCPRSKDVKTKILCRECRAHVCTNCAVTYCPNCAASSSSRDAAPRTPPTP, encoded by the exons ATGGCGTCGCAACTCTGCCAGGACGGCGGCTCGCAAGGCGAGTCGAACCGccgagagggagaggaagaagaagcaggCGCCGACCCACCGGGGCGGGGGACTCGGGAGATTTGGCAAGAGGACGACGCCGGCCGCGCTGCAGGTGGCGTTCATGATCCTGGGCGCGATCGCGGCCGCGGCGCTGTCGGTGAAACTCGCGACGCTGATGTAGCCGACGATTACGACTACGACGATGACGAAGAAGACAAAGactatgaagaagaagaagaggaagaagaagaagaagaagaagaagaagaagacgtcctcgccgatgatgatgatgatgatgatgaagaagaagaaaaagaagacaaagactatgaagaagaagaagaagacatccTCGCcaatgatgatgaagaagaagacaaagacaatgaagaagaagaagaagaagaagaaaaagaagacatcCTCGCcaatgatgatgaagaagaagaagaagaagaaaaagaagaagaagaagaagaagaagaagacaaagacaaagactatgaagaagaaaaagaagacatcCTCGCcaatgatgatgaagaagaagaagaagaagacgtccTCGCTGATGATTATAACGATGACGATGAAGAAGACAAAGactatgaagaagaagaagaattagaattagaagaagaagacgacgaCCTCGACCCGCCGGGACGAGGCCCCACCGAAGAGGCCGTGGCGGCGGCGCGAGACGAGGCCTCCGCGTTCATGGCCTACTTCCCGCCGGAGATAGAGGACTCGGTGATCGCCATGACCAACCTGGAAGCGGGCAGGCGCAGGCCCGCCATCGACGGATGGAAGCCCATGGGCCGCGTCGAGTTCCGAGCCTACCTGGGGCTGCTCGTGCTCGCCGGCGTGTACAGGTCCCGGGGAGAGGCCTGCGAGAGCCTGTGGGACGCCGAGAGCGGCAGGTCCGTGTTCAGAGCCACGATGCCGCTCAAGACCTTTCGAGCCTACTCGAGCGCGCTGCGCTTCGACGACAGGGAGACCAGAAGGGCCGGGCGAGGCGAAGGCGAGGGCGATAGCTGCTACGACAAACTGGCCCCCATCAGAGCCGTGTGGGACGAGTGGTGCGCGAGGTTGCCCGCCATGTACCGCCCGGGACCGGAGGTCACCGTCGACGAGAGACTGGTGCCGTTCAGAG gaCGGTGTCCGTTCAGACAGTACATGCCCAGCAAGCCGGCCAGGTACGGGATCAAGATATGGGTGGCGTGCGACGCGCGTTCCAGCTACGCGTGGAAGATGCAAGTCTACACCGGCAAGCCCGACAAGCGCGGCCCTCCCGAAAAGCACCTGGCCACTCGAGTGGTCGTGGACCTCACCGAGGGACTGACTCCGGGACGCAACGTCACGTGCGACAACTTTTTCACCTCGCGCGAGCTCGCCGATAGGCTCTATCGCGAGAGAGGCCACACCGTGCTGGGCACTCTGCGGTCGAACAGACCCGAGATCCCCAGAGAGCTGCGCTGCGTCAAGGGTAGGGCCGTGGGCTCCGTCGAATCCGTGGTACTCGGCGGCTCCGCGGGACgagggggaggaagaggaggacgagaaggaggaggaggaggaggaggaggaggagggcccGACACGATCATCCTCTCCTACGTGGCCAAGAAGAACAAGAACGTGCTGCTCCTCACCACAGCTCCTCGTTATTACCACCATCGCTCCGGCCCCGAGCCCCGGCCTAGCCGCCGCATcagcaacagcaacagcagcagcaacagcagcggCGGCAGCAGCAACAGAAGCGGCGCGAAACCGCCCTTGGTGCTGCATTACAACCGCACCAAGGGAGGAGTGGACAACCTGGACAAGGTCGTGAGCACGTACAGCTGCAGGAGAAAGACCCGCAGGTGGCCCGTGGCCCTTTTCCACAACATGGTCGACGTGGCGGCCTACAACGCGTTCGTGCTGTGGAGGGAAATTCACCCCGACTGGATGCCGGGCAAGCTCAACAGACGACGGCTCTTCCTCGAGCGACTGGGCAAAGCGCTAGCGCGCCCCATGCTCGAAGCCAGGGCGGCTTTAGCGCGAGGaccgggaggaggaggaggaggaggaggaggaggaagaggaggcagagTCGCGGCCCGAGGCGCTACCGCCGAGGCAGCCTCTAACAACAACGCTACGCCACGCGACTCCTCTCCGGTCAAGAGGCGAAGGTGCCGCGTGTGTCCCAGGAGCAAAGACGTCAAGACCAAGATCCTGTGCCGCGAGTGCCGAGCGCACGTGTGTACAAACTGCGCCGTCACGTACTGTCCCAACTGCgccgcttcttcttcttcccgcGACGCAGCTCCCCGGACGCCACCGACGCCGTGA